A single Notoacmeibacter ruber DNA region contains:
- the cysQ gene encoding 3'(2'),5'-bisphosphate nucleotidase CysQ: MQSEGILRLFERLAIEAGQAILAIREKGHDVERKGDDSPVTEADHAAEAIVLEGLQSEMPGVPVIAEEEMAAGRQPDISGGRFILVDPLDGTSEFIKGNDDFTVNIALIENGVPTIGVVLAPARGLLWMGAPEGAVLVTVDMESGVPQERRAITCQPPSKPLRVVASASHRTDETNRFIARFPEAQTVSVGSSLKFCLLAEGEADLYPRFGRTMEWDTAAGDAVLRAAGGVIVTPDDKPFIYGKTDQTDDCDFANGWFVCASTADLLKDLRRD; this comes from the coding sequence ATGCAGAGCGAAGGCATCCTTCGCCTCTTCGAACGTCTGGCCATTGAGGCAGGGCAGGCGATCCTGGCCATCCGGGAAAAAGGGCATGATGTCGAAAGGAAGGGCGATGACTCGCCCGTCACCGAAGCGGATCACGCTGCCGAGGCCATTGTGCTGGAGGGCTTGCAATCGGAGATGCCCGGCGTCCCCGTCATAGCCGAAGAAGAAATGGCGGCGGGTCGCCAGCCCGACATATCCGGCGGCCGCTTCATTCTCGTCGATCCGCTGGACGGCACCAGCGAATTCATCAAGGGCAATGACGACTTTACCGTCAATATCGCTCTGATCGAGAATGGCGTGCCGACCATCGGCGTGGTTCTGGCGCCGGCGAGGGGGCTACTTTGGATGGGTGCGCCTGAAGGCGCAGTCCTCGTGACCGTGGATATGGAGAGCGGCGTGCCGCAGGAGCGCCGCGCCATCACCTGCCAGCCGCCTTCGAAACCGCTCCGCGTGGTCGCCAGCGCCTCCCACCGGACGGACGAGACGAACCGCTTCATCGCGCGCTTTCCCGAAGCGCAGACGGTCTCAGTCGGCTCATCGTTGAAGTTCTGTCTTCTCGCCGAGGGCGAGGCCGATCTTTATCCGCGCTTTGGCCGGACCATGGAATGGGACACCGCAGCGGGCGATGCTGTTCTGCGCGCAGCCGGCGGCGTGATCGTCACGCCGGACGATAAGCCCTTCATCTATGGCAAGACCGATCAGACCGATGATTGCGATTTTGCCAATGGCTGGTTTGTCTGTGCCAGTACGGCAGACCTCTTGAAGGACCTGCGCCGGGACTGA
- a CDS encoding DUF6984 family protein yields MRQIDPKEKRLIAFLALAGGVQLSLPARQRVWVVNQEMGSIRADYCPAGCRVLSVASHEFEDDDEVPIIASLLLTEDGRFGELDFWKINDEPIISWPVAPSL; encoded by the coding sequence ATGAGGCAAATTGACCCAAAGGAGAAGCGGCTCATTGCTTTCTTGGCGCTGGCCGGTGGCGTGCAACTTTCTCTGCCCGCTAGGCAGCGTGTTTGGGTAGTGAATCAGGAGATGGGTTCGATCCGCGCAGACTATTGCCCTGCGGGGTGTCGCGTACTCTCCGTTGCTTCTCACGAATTTGAAGATGACGATGAAGTTCCAATTATTGCCTCCTTGCTACTCACAGAAGATGGGCGCTTCGGAGAACTCGACTTTTGGAAAATTAATGATGAACCCATCATTAGTTGGCCTGTCGCTCCTTCCCTATGA
- the kdsA gene encoding 3-deoxy-8-phosphooctulonate synthase — translation MAEANRTVRVGPVSFANDAPFALIAGPCQMESRDHAFDMAGALKNICERLGIGLIYKSSFDKANRTSLSGKRGIGLDEALPVFADLKKEFGLPVLTDIHTEEQCAIVAPVADILQIPAFLCRQTDLLVAAAKTGKVVNVKKGQFLAPWDMTNVLAKLVESGNPNVLLTERGASFGYNTLVSDMRALPIMAETGAPVIFDATHSVQQPGGQGGSSGGDRRFVETLSRAAVAVGVAGLFVETHQDPDNAPSDGPNMVPLDRMEEMLERLMAFDAIGKR, via the coding sequence ATGGCCGAGGCCAATCGGACAGTCCGGGTCGGGCCGGTATCTTTCGCCAATGACGCGCCTTTCGCGCTGATTGCCGGTCCATGCCAGATGGAAAGCCGGGATCACGCCTTCGACATGGCCGGCGCTTTGAAGAACATCTGCGAAAGACTCGGAATTGGACTGATCTATAAATCGTCTTTCGACAAGGCGAACCGCACCTCTCTGTCCGGCAAGCGCGGCATTGGGCTTGACGAGGCGCTGCCGGTCTTTGCCGATCTCAAGAAGGAGTTCGGACTACCGGTCCTGACCGACATTCATACCGAGGAGCAATGCGCGATCGTTGCCCCGGTGGCCGACATTCTCCAGATCCCCGCTTTCCTGTGCCGTCAGACCGATCTTCTGGTCGCTGCCGCGAAGACAGGGAAGGTCGTCAATGTGAAGAAGGGCCAATTCCTCGCACCTTGGGATATGACGAACGTGTTGGCAAAGCTTGTCGAAAGCGGCAATCCCAACGTTCTTCTGACCGAGCGCGGTGCCTCCTTCGGATACAACACGCTCGTTTCCGATATGCGTGCCTTGCCGATCATGGCCGAAACCGGCGCCCCGGTTATTTTCGATGCCACTCACTCGGTGCAGCAGCCGGGCGGGCAGGGTGGTTCATCGGGAGGCGACAGGCGCTTTGTCGAAACCCTGTCGCGTGCGGCAGTTGCGGTCGGTGTGGCTGGACTGTTCGTCGAAACCCATCAGGACCCCGACAATGCGCCCTCTGACGGGCCGAACATGGTGCCTCTCGATCGTATGGAGGAGATGCTCGAACGTCTGATGGCGTTCGACGCTATCGGGAAGCGATAG
- a CDS encoding phosphomannomutase/phosphoglucomutase: protein MKPATDLRPNSFDFQTRPLVKPTGFREYDARWWFGYPGSHKPPELNLLGVQALGMGLATLMAEKGVGRRIVVGHDFRSYSLSIKLALAQGLMAGGAEVLDIGLALSPMAYFAQFALDAPSVAMVTASHNENGWTGVKMGCDRPVTFGPDDMASLRDIVMSGEYRLASGGSYESVPNFRAQYLDDLTKNVTIERRLKIVCACGNGTAGAFAPPALERIGCEVVPLDCELNHDFPRYNPNPEDMGMLHAMAEAVGRHDADLALGFDGDGDRCGLVDERGREIFSDKIGVMLARDMAREQGGGQFVVDVKSTGLYQNDPVLRELGAKTDYFKTGHSYIKRRVRDLGATAGFEKSGHFFFGAPYGRGYDDGLLTAVAILRMLDRHPVARLGDLYDALPQTYGSPTMSADCADERKYEVVARTVETILAMQEQGELLSGHPIAEANTINGIRVTNDDGTWGLVRASSNKPEIVVVVESPVSEGRRHKMFEALDGILRRNEGVGDYNQLL, encoded by the coding sequence ATGAAACCGGCAACCGACCTCCGGCCGAACAGCTTTGATTTCCAGACGCGCCCGCTCGTAAAGCCAACCGGGTTTCGAGAGTATGATGCCCGCTGGTGGTTCGGTTATCCTGGAAGCCACAAGCCGCCCGAGCTAAACCTTCTCGGAGTGCAGGCTCTTGGCATGGGCCTTGCGACCCTTATGGCCGAAAAAGGCGTGGGTCGTCGTATCGTGGTCGGCCACGACTTCCGATCCTATTCGCTTTCGATCAAGCTGGCCTTGGCGCAAGGGCTGATGGCCGGCGGCGCGGAGGTGCTGGATATCGGCCTGGCCCTTTCGCCCATGGCCTACTTCGCCCAGTTTGCGCTCGACGCGCCGTCGGTCGCCATGGTCACCGCCAGCCACAACGAAAACGGGTGGACCGGGGTCAAGATGGGATGCGACCGTCCGGTCACGTTCGGCCCTGACGACATGGCCTCCCTGCGCGATATTGTCATGAGCGGAGAATATCGGCTTGCCTCGGGCGGCAGCTACGAGTCGGTCCCGAATTTTCGCGCGCAATATCTCGATGACCTCACGAAAAATGTGACGATTGAGCGTCGGCTCAAAATCGTCTGCGCCTGTGGCAACGGCACGGCCGGTGCGTTTGCGCCGCCGGCGCTGGAGCGCATCGGATGCGAGGTTGTGCCGCTGGATTGCGAGCTGAATCATGATTTCCCGCGCTACAATCCCAATCCGGAAGATATGGGCATGCTTCATGCCATGGCGGAGGCAGTGGGCCGGCATGATGCAGACCTTGCGCTCGGTTTCGACGGCGATGGCGACCGCTGCGGCCTTGTGGACGAACGGGGTCGGGAGATCTTTTCAGACAAGATCGGTGTGATGCTGGCGCGTGACATGGCGCGGGAGCAGGGTGGGGGGCAGTTCGTGGTCGATGTCAAATCGACCGGTCTCTACCAGAACGATCCGGTCCTTCGGGAGCTTGGCGCCAAAACGGATTACTTCAAGACGGGGCACTCCTATATCAAGCGACGGGTCCGCGACCTCGGAGCAACTGCGGGCTTCGAGAAATCCGGTCACTTCTTCTTCGGCGCTCCTTATGGCCGCGGCTATGATGACGGCCTGCTGACCGCCGTTGCCATCCTGCGTATGCTGGACCGTCATCCCGTCGCGCGCCTGGGTGACCTCTATGACGCGCTTCCGCAGACCTATGGGTCACCGACGATGAGTGCGGATTGTGCCGACGAACGGAAATATGAGGTGGTCGCGCGGACAGTCGAAACCATCCTCGCCATGCAGGAGCAGGGAGAGCTCTTATCTGGCCACCCCATCGCGGAGGCCAACACGATCAACGGCATTCGGGTCACGAATGACGATGGCACTTGGGGTCTTGTTCGCGCCTCATCCAACAAGCCGGAAATCGTCGTGGTGGTGGAGAGCCCCGTCTCGGAGGGACGAAGGCATAAGATGTTCGAAGCGCTCGACGGCATTTTGCGCCGGAACGAGGGCGTGGGCGACTACAATCAGCTGCTTTGA
- the egtD gene encoding L-histidine N(alpha)-methyltransferase, with amino-acid sequence MLDRTDPTFRESVLKGLAKDPKVLEPKWFYDAAGSALFDEICELPEYYPTRTEKSILEERAAEIASELGNDVILYEPGAGSLQKARILLEALEGLARFIPSDISAAHLEAAASDLRKAFPDIAIDPVACDFTKHLEMPAIADDRPVTIFFPGSTIGNFEPGQAENLLRRFRKETGARQLLIGVDLVKDRETLVAAYDDAAGVTAAFNLNLLKRINRELEADFALHQFQHHALFNESRSRIEMHLESLCEQSVSISGERFDFRDGERIHTENSYKYTPERFASLAGKAGWVKPHLWTDQNRLFGVFLFQSEEAD; translated from the coding sequence ATGCTTGATCGAACCGACCCGACCTTTCGCGAGTCCGTCCTGAAGGGGCTTGCGAAGGACCCGAAAGTCCTTGAACCGAAATGGTTCTACGATGCAGCCGGATCAGCGCTTTTCGACGAGATCTGCGAATTGCCGGAATATTATCCGACACGAACAGAGAAGAGCATCCTCGAGGAGCGCGCTGCGGAGATCGCCTCCGAGCTCGGCAATGATGTCATCCTCTATGAGCCGGGCGCGGGTTCACTACAAAAAGCGCGGATCTTGTTGGAAGCGCTGGAGGGGCTTGCGCGCTTCATCCCCTCCGACATTTCGGCAGCCCATCTGGAGGCAGCGGCAAGCGATCTTCGCAAAGCCTTTCCAGACATCGCCATCGATCCTGTGGCCTGCGATTTCACCAAACATCTTGAAATGCCTGCCATTGCCGACGATCGGCCGGTCACGATTTTCTTTCCCGGTTCCACAATCGGCAATTTCGAACCGGGTCAGGCCGAAAATCTGCTTCGGCGCTTTCGAAAGGAGACCGGCGCACGGCAACTTCTGATCGGCGTCGACCTTGTAAAGGACCGGGAAACGCTGGTCGCCGCCTATGACGACGCGGCCGGCGTGACAGCCGCTTTCAACCTGAACCTTTTAAAGCGGATCAATCGGGAACTCGAAGCTGATTTCGCGCTGCATCAGTTCCAGCATCACGCCCTCTTCAATGAGAGCAGGAGCCGTATCGAGATGCATCTGGAAAGTTTGTGCGAGCAGTCCGTCTCCATTTCCGGTGAGCGCTTCGACTTCCGCGACGGCGAGCGCATTCACACTGAGAATTCCTACAAATACACGCCCGAGCGTTTTGCCTCCCTCGCTGGGAAGGCGGGATGGGTGAAGCCGCACCTATGGACCGATCAGAATCGGCTGTTCGGCGTCTTCCTATTCCAGTCAGAAGAGGCTGACTGA
- the cysD gene encoding sulfate adenylyltransferase subunit CysD, whose amino-acid sequence MNAPLTHLQKLEAESIHIFREVAASFSNPVMLYSVGKDSSVMLHLALKAFYPAPPPFPFLHVDTTWKFREMIEFRDRMAREKGFDLLVHVNEEARADNVGPFTHGSSVHTHLYKTVGLRQALDKHGFDAAFGGARRDEEKSRAKERIFSFRTANHGWDPKNQRPEMWNIYNTRVAKGESIRVFPLSNWTELDIWQYILQEQIPIVPLYFAQKRPVVERDGMLVMRDDERMDLLPGEEVKDRMVRFRTLGCYPLTGAIDSEADTLEAIVAEMLIARTSERQGRMIDKDEAGSMEKKKREGYF is encoded by the coding sequence ATGAATGCGCCTTTGACCCACCTGCAGAAGCTGGAAGCGGAATCGATCCATATCTTCCGTGAAGTGGCGGCCAGCTTTTCGAACCCTGTTATGCTGTATTCGGTGGGCAAGGATTCGTCCGTGATGCTCCATCTGGCGCTGAAGGCGTTCTATCCGGCGCCGCCGCCCTTTCCATTTCTCCATGTCGATACGACGTGGAAATTTCGGGAGATGATCGAATTCCGCGACCGGATGGCACGCGAAAAGGGCTTCGATCTTCTGGTTCATGTCAATGAAGAGGCGCGGGCCGACAATGTCGGGCCGTTCACTCATGGCTCATCGGTGCATACCCATCTCTACAAGACGGTGGGTTTGCGTCAGGCGCTTGATAAGCATGGCTTCGATGCCGCTTTCGGTGGCGCCCGCCGCGATGAGGAAAAGAGCCGGGCAAAGGAGCGCATCTTCTCCTTCCGCACAGCAAACCATGGCTGGGACCCGAAAAACCAGCGTCCGGAAATGTGGAACATCTACAACACACGCGTCGCCAAGGGAGAGTCGATCCGCGTCTTCCCGCTCTCCAACTGGACCGAGCTCGATATCTGGCAGTACATCCTTCAGGAGCAGATACCGATCGTCCCGCTCTATTTCGCGCAGAAGCGTCCGGTCGTCGAACGCGACGGCATGCTCGTCATGCGCGACGACGAGCGGATGGATCTTCTGCCCGGCGAGGAGGTGAAAGACCGGATGGTCCGCTTCCGCACGCTTGGCTGTTATCCGTTGACCGGTGCAATCGACAGCGAGGCCGACACGCTGGAGGCGATTGTCGCCGAAATGCTGATTGCCCGGACATCAGAGCGGCAGGGCCGCATGATCGACAAGGACGAAGCCGGCTCCATGGAAAAGAAAAAGCGCGAGGGGTACTTCTGA
- a CDS encoding DUF637 domain-containing protein, whose product MTQAGAALVALVVSTVTSGVGGSFASGLGFAQGSIASAAMEAGFTSLATQTSISLINNQGDIGATLKELGSEDSIRTLVGAMLTAGLTQGVLNRANIPATSIELGASQNFANAAQRNLLRAAIKIGVQSAVEGRTLDDSLVSALRLAAADTLGASLATEIGRSYHTGQIDKATQLIAHAALGCATGTISSGACASGAGGAVAGELTAELFEMRLHAALAKGDLTRTAAIEMVKEWRADGVEVARVAGGLAAALAGGDVDTGAAAGGTAAENNAFWIPAVIIIAAILETADKVLVAKDAVDISVAVYACNGGDMAACGQAEDMAKQAALDAGLEFTIGGIIPGSKAAADLLRWTRKNADADTVRRIDRIADKEPTGFSGSRGNPLEQPTYQPVRNSPTSIGNRTYSGHALDQMQNRGIPPSVVEDTVSPGNLLGAGNRPNTSVYYSSKNGVRVVTNSNGDIVTVITAPRQ is encoded by the coding sequence TTGACCCAGGCCGGCGCGGCGCTGGTTGCACTGGTCGTCTCGACCGTGACGTCAGGGGTCGGTGGCAGCTTTGCATCCGGCCTCGGCTTCGCTCAGGGAAGCATTGCGTCCGCTGCGATGGAAGCCGGCTTTACGTCGCTTGCCACGCAGACCTCGATTTCACTGATCAACAATCAGGGCGATATTGGCGCAACGCTGAAGGAACTGGGCTCCGAAGACTCCATCCGGACGCTTGTCGGAGCCATGCTCACCGCCGGTTTAACGCAGGGCGTCCTGAACCGGGCCAACATTCCGGCGACATCGATCGAACTCGGTGCCAGTCAGAACTTCGCCAACGCAGCCCAGCGCAACCTTCTTCGCGCGGCGATCAAGATCGGCGTGCAGAGCGCAGTCGAAGGCCGCACGCTCGATGACAGCCTGGTATCGGCCCTGCGTCTGGCGGCAGCCGATACGCTCGGCGCTTCGCTCGCTACCGAGATCGGCCGCTCCTACCATACCGGCCAGATCGACAAGGCGACGCAGCTGATCGCCCATGCGGCTCTGGGGTGCGCGACAGGGACAATCTCGTCCGGCGCCTGCGCCAGCGGCGCCGGCGGCGCGGTGGCTGGGGAACTCACGGCCGAGCTATTCGAAATGCGTCTTCATGCCGCTTTGGCCAAGGGTGATCTTACCCGAACAGCGGCGATCGAGATGGTCAAGGAGTGGCGGGCAGACGGCGTTGAGGTCGCCCGCGTGGCCGGCGGTCTGGCTGCTGCTCTGGCTGGCGGCGATGTCGATACTGGGGCTGCTGCCGGGGGTACTGCGGCGGAAAACAATGCGTTCTGGATTCCTGCCGTCATCATCATCGCCGCGATCCTCGAGACGGCCGACAAGGTGCTTGTGGCCAAGGATGCCGTTGACATCTCCGTGGCAGTCTATGCCTGCAACGGTGGCGATATGGCTGCCTGCGGCCAGGCAGAAGACATGGCAAAACAGGCCGCGCTCGATGCAGGCTTAGAATTTACAATCGGTGGTATCATTCCCGGCTCGAAGGCCGCGGCCGATCTCTTGCGTTGGACCCGCAAGAATGCCGACGCTGACACCGTTCGTCGGATTGACCGAATTGCAGATAAGGAACCTACTGGTTTTTCTGGTAGCAGAGGAAACCCGTTGGAGCAGCCAACATACCAACCTGTTCGAAATTCACCGACTTCGATAGGTAATAGAACGTATTCCGGTCATGCACTGGATCAAATGCAAAACCGAGGTATTCCACCAAGCGTCGTTGAAGACACGGTATCACCGGGCAATTTATTGGGGGCGGGAAATCGACCTAATACTAGTGTCTACTACAGCTCCAAAAATGGAGTTCGCGTCGTAACAAATTCTAACGGCGATATAGTCACCGTCATTACCGCTCCGAGGCAATAG
- a CDS encoding DUF411 domain-containing protein — MSVYKTPWCGCCEAWVEAMKDAGYAVTVQDLEDLTQIKKQAEVSPDLEGCHTAVLDGERQYVLEGHVPLDAIDKLLREEPDMRGIAAPGMPAGSLGMGDDSDAEYNVYAFTGSSADTPQLFYQAGRD; from the coding sequence ATGTCGGTCTACAAGACGCCGTGGTGCGGCTGCTGCGAAGCATGGGTCGAAGCCATGAAAGACGCAGGCTACGCAGTCACCGTCCAAGATCTGGAGGATCTGACACAGATTAAAAAGCAGGCCGAAGTTTCGCCTGACCTCGAAGGCTGCCACACCGCCGTTCTCGACGGAGAGCGACAATACGTCCTCGAAGGACATGTTCCGCTCGATGCGATCGACAAGCTGTTGCGCGAGGAACCTGATATGCGTGGAATTGCTGCACCGGGCATGCCGGCCGGCTCGCTTGGAATGGGTGACGATTCCGACGCCGAGTATAACGTCTACGCCTTCACCGGCTCATCTGCGGATACGCCGCAGCTATTCTACCAGGCGGGCCGGGACTGA
- the cysN gene encoding sulfate adenylyltransferase subunit CysN, with protein sequence MSVLAKNDVSENDRNAAAADAVAAFLAEQEAKSFLRFLTCGSVDDGKSTLIGRLLYDTKLIFEDQLASLESESRKFGTTGEDIDFALLVDGLESEREQGITIDVAYRFFATSKRKFIVADTPGHEQYTRNMATGASTADLAIVLIDARKGVLPQTRRHSFIASLLGIRHIVVAVNKIDLADYSQETFDKIVADYRAFTSEFGFETITPIPMSARYGDNVTTRSDKMAWYDGPTLLDHLETVEVDDREADLPLRFPVQYVNRPHLDFRGFAGTVASGSVKPGDEVVVAKSGKSSRVSRIVTMDGDLDEAQAGQAVTLVLDDEIEVSRGNMLVSPEARPHVADQFEANIVWFDEQPLFPGRSYLLRTETDQISANVTALKHKVDVNTFAEEAARHLDLNEVGVINIAAQNTIAFDPYSHNRRTGSFVLIDRVTNATVGAGMINFALRRADNIHWQALDVNKASRAEAKGQKPAVLWFTGLSGSGKSTVANVLEKRLHAKGKHTYTLDGDNVRHGLNRDLGFTAEDRVENIRRVGEVAKLMSDAGLIVLCSFISPFRAERRMVRDTLDQGEMITVWVDTPIEECAARDPKGLYKKAYAGEIKNFTGVDSPFELPERAEIHLKTSGRTPEDMADEIESWMAERGYI encoded by the coding sequence ATGAGCGTACTCGCCAAAAATGATGTGAGTGAAAACGACCGCAATGCAGCAGCGGCAGACGCGGTCGCCGCATTCCTCGCCGAACAGGAGGCCAAGAGTTTTCTGCGGTTCCTGACCTGCGGGTCTGTCGATGATGGCAAGTCCACACTGATCGGCCGGCTTCTCTACGACACCAAGCTGATCTTCGAGGATCAGCTGGCCTCGCTCGAAAGCGAGTCCAGAAAGTTCGGCACGACGGGCGAGGATATCGATTTCGCCCTTTTGGTCGACGGACTGGAGAGCGAGCGCGAACAGGGCATCACCATCGATGTGGCCTACCGCTTCTTCGCCACGTCGAAGCGGAAGTTCATCGTCGCCGATACGCCTGGCCATGAGCAATATACGCGCAACATGGCGACCGGTGCGTCAACCGCGGACCTTGCCATCGTGCTGATCGACGCGCGCAAGGGCGTGCTTCCTCAGACGCGTCGCCATTCCTTCATCGCGTCTCTGCTGGGCATTCGGCATATCGTAGTGGCGGTCAACAAGATCGATCTGGCGGATTACAGTCAGGAGACCTTCGATAAGATCGTGGCCGACTACCGCGCCTTCACGTCGGAATTCGGCTTCGAAACGATCACACCGATTCCGATGAGCGCCCGCTATGGCGACAATGTCACCACGCGCAGCGACAAGATGGCCTGGTATGATGGCCCGACCCTGCTCGACCATCTGGAGACGGTGGAGGTGGATGACCGCGAGGCGGACCTGCCGCTGCGGTTTCCGGTGCAATATGTGAACCGCCCCCATCTGGATTTTCGCGGTTTCGCCGGCACGGTGGCGTCCGGCTCCGTCAAACCGGGTGATGAAGTCGTCGTTGCCAAGAGCGGCAAATCCTCCCGTGTGTCCCGCATCGTCACCATGGATGGTGATCTGGACGAGGCACAGGCCGGCCAGGCTGTGACCCTTGTTCTGGACGACGAAATCGAGGTGTCGCGCGGCAATATGCTCGTTTCGCCGGAAGCTCGGCCGCATGTCGCCGATCAGTTCGAGGCCAATATCGTTTGGTTCGACGAGCAGCCGCTTTTCCCGGGCCGCTCCTACCTGCTGCGCACTGAAACCGACCAGATTTCAGCCAATGTCACCGCATTGAAACACAAGGTGGACGTCAACACCTTCGCCGAAGAAGCGGCCCGTCACCTCGATCTCAACGAAGTCGGCGTCATCAACATCGCGGCGCAGAACACCATTGCGTTCGATCCCTATTCGCACAATCGCCGGACGGGTTCCTTCGTCCTGATCGACCGGGTGACCAATGCCACGGTCGGAGCCGGCATGATCAACTTCGCGCTGCGGCGGGCCGACAACATCCACTGGCAGGCGCTTGACGTGAACAAGGCGTCGCGTGCCGAGGCCAAGGGCCAGAAGCCGGCTGTACTGTGGTTCACCGGGTTATCCGGCTCCGGCAAGTCGACCGTCGCCAATGTGCTGGAAAAGCGCCTGCACGCAAAGGGCAAGCACACCTACACCCTGGACGGCGACAATGTCCGTCACGGGCTCAATCGCGATCTTGGTTTCACCGCCGAAGACCGCGTGGAGAATATCCGCCGTGTTGGTGAAGTGGCGAAACTCATGTCGGACGCTGGCCTGATCGTCCTCTGCTCGTTCATCTCGCCATTCCGTGCCGAGCGGCGCATGGTGCGCGATACGCTCGATCAGGGCGAAATGATCACGGTCTGGGTGGATACGCCGATCGAAGAGTGCGCTGCGCGCGACCCGAAGGGCCTTTACAAGAAAGCCTATGCCGGTGAAATCAAGAACTTCACCGGTGTCGACAGTCCGTTCGAACTGCCCGAGCGCGCTGAAATCCATCTGAAGACCTCCGGACGTACACCGGAAGACATGGCTGACGAGATCGAAAGCTGGATGGCCGAGCGAGGATATATTTGA
- the egtB gene encoding ergothioneine biosynthesis protein EgtB: MPTLFASVLDEAPLLELFRQTRQRSLSMIEGLEPEDMAVQSMEDASPTKWHLAHTSWFFEEFALRPRDPSYASPDDRFAFLFNSYYVQAGPRYSRAQRGLVTRPTISDVLDYRAKVDDAVERLIQSGDAPPDIIELGCHHEMQHQELMLTDLLHVFSHNPLRPAYRQPEPLEVQKVADPAWIAFDGGILPVGHGEETFAYDCETPRHDQLVRPFELANRCVTNREWIDFIEDGGYTQAPLWLMDGFATMQRENWQAPAYWWQEDGQWMQFSLRGAQPVDPDAPVSHVSFYEADAYARWSDARLPTEFEWEVAAGPIGDGNFHESGRLRPAPARPGDDPRQMWGDVWEWTASAFLPYPGFQTAEGAVGEYNGKFMVNQFVLRGGSCFTPAAQMRSTYRNFFYPHHRWQMSGLRLARDA, encoded by the coding sequence ATGCCCACCTTATTTGCAAGCGTACTCGATGAAGCACCCTTACTGGAATTGTTCCGGCAGACGCGGCAACGCAGCCTTTCCATGATCGAGGGGCTCGAACCGGAGGACATGGCTGTTCAATCCATGGAGGATGCCAGCCCCACCAAATGGCACCTTGCCCATACAAGCTGGTTCTTCGAGGAGTTTGCGCTGCGGCCTCGCGATCCGTCCTACGCTTCGCCCGATGACCGCTTCGCCTTTCTGTTCAACTCCTATTACGTGCAGGCAGGCCCGCGCTATAGCCGGGCTCAGAGAGGCCTCGTCACCCGCCCGACGATCAGCGATGTTCTCGACTACCGCGCCAAAGTGGACGACGCCGTCGAGCGTCTGATTCAAAGCGGCGACGCACCGCCCGATATTATCGAACTGGGTTGTCACCACGAGATGCAGCATCAGGAATTGATGCTGACCGACCTTCTGCATGTGTTCAGCCACAATCCGCTTCGCCCGGCCTATCGCCAGCCGGAGCCGCTCGAGGTTCAGAAGGTGGCCGATCCGGCCTGGATCGCATTCGATGGCGGCATTCTGCCTGTCGGTCATGGCGAGGAAACCTTCGCCTATGATTGCGAAACGCCGCGCCACGACCAGTTGGTCCGGCCTTTCGAACTGGCCAATCGTTGCGTCACCAACCGCGAATGGATCGATTTCATCGAGGACGGTGGCTACACGCAGGCGCCACTCTGGCTGATGGACGGCTTTGCCACCATGCAACGTGAAAACTGGCAGGCGCCCGCCTATTGGTGGCAGGAAGACGGCCAATGGATGCAATTCAGCCTGCGCGGCGCCCAACCCGTCGACCCCGATGCGCCTGTCAGCCATGTCAGCTTTTACGAGGCCGACGCTTATGCGCGATGGTCGGATGCGCGGCTTCCCACCGAATTCGAATGGGAGGTTGCGGCCGGACCCATCGGCGACGGCAATTTCCATGAAAGCGGTCGGCTGCGTCCTGCGCCCGCACGCCCGGGTGATGACCCACGGCAAATGTGGGGAGATGTCTGGGAGTGGACGGCATCCGCTTTCCTCCCCTACCCCGGCTTCCAGACTGCTGAAGGGGCTGTCGGCGAATATAACGGCAAGTTCATGGTCAACCAGTTCGTCCTGCGTGGCGGCTCTTGCTTCACGCCGGCCGCGCAGATGCGCAGCACCTATCGAAACTTCTTCTACCCGCATCATCGTTGGCAGATGAGCGGACTGCGGCTGGCGCGCGATGCTTGA